The segment CCCTCCACAGCTGTCAGTCCCAAGTCCCAGGTGTGGCAGGGAAGCAATCAAGAACGAAGACCTGAGGAACTACTTAAGCAGGTTACCTGGTCAGACATCCCCTATCTCTGGAGGTCCCTTGGGCCATGCTTGTTGTATCATGTGAGACCTCAAAACTGGAAGCATGCTGGCAGGGGAGTATGAGTGAAGGTGAACTAGAAGTGATTTATCATGATTAAGGAAATGTGCTATTTCATATGCCCTGCCATGCCAAGTTTttttcagtcctatccgacttcatgcgaccctatggactgtaacctgccaggctcctctgtccatgggattttccaggcaagaatactggagtgaattgccctcctccaggggatcttcccaacctagggatcaaacctgcatcttttaggtctccagcattgacatGATGGttctttttaccactagtgccacatgggaagcttaCTATTTAATGCACACTCCCTCATTTGACTATGAGATTCATACCTGCCATACTAAGGAACAGGCCAGGCAAGCGTTTATAGTAAGAACTAGAGTccaactgaaatggactggaatgggtgaatttaactcagatgaccattatatctactactgagggcaggaatccctcagaagaaatggagtggccatcatggtcaacaaaagagtcctaaatgcagtacttggatgcaatctcaaaaacgacagaatgatctctgttcgtttccaaggcaaaccattcaatatcacagtaatccaagtctatgccccaactagtaacgctgaagaagctgaagttgaacggttctatgaagacctacaagaccttttggaactaacaccccaaaaagatgtccttttcattataggggactggaatgcaaaagtaggaagtcaagaaacacctggagtaacaggcaaatttggccttggaatagggaatgaagcagggcgaagactaatagagttttgccaagaaaatgcagtggtcataacaaacaccctcttcaaacaacacaagagaagactctatacatggacattatcagatggtcaacaccgaaatcagattgattatattctttgcagccaaagatggagaagctctatacggtcagcaaaaacaagaccaggagctgactggggctcagaccatgaacttattgccaaattcagacttaaattgaagaaagtagggaaaaccactagaccattcaggtatgacctaaatgaaatcccttatgattatacagtggaagtgagaaatagatttaagggcctagatctgatagatagagtgcctgaggaactatggaatgaggtttgtgacattgtacaagagacagggatcaagaccatccccatggaaaagaaatgcaaaaaagcaaaatggctgtttgaggaggccttacaaatagctgtgaaaagaagagaagcgaaaagcaaaggagaaaaggaaagatataaacatctgaacgcagagttccaaagaatagcaagaagagataagaaagccttccttagctatcaatgcaaagaaatagaggaaaacaacagaatgggaaagactagagatctcttcaagaaaatcagagataccaaaggaacatttcatacaaagatgggctgataaaggacagaaatggtatggacctaacagaagcagaagatattaagaagaggtggcaagaatacacagaagaactgtacaaaaaagatcttcacgacccagataatcacgatggtgtgatcactgacctagagccagacatcctggaatgtgaagtcaagtgggccttagaaagcatcactatgaacaaagctagtggaggtgatggaattccagttgagctattccaaatcctgaaagatgatgctgtgaaagtgctgcacttaatatgccagcaaatttggaaaactcagcagtggccacaggactggaaaaggtcagttttcattccaatcccaaagaaaggcaatgccaaagaatgttcaaactaccgcacaattgcactcatctcacatgctagtaaagtaatgctcaaaattctccaagccaggcttcagcaatatgtgaaccgtgaacttccagatgttcaagctggttttagaaaaggcagaggaaccagagatcaaattgccaacatccgctggatcatcgaaaaagctagagagttccagaaaagcatctatttctgctctattgactatgccaaagcctttgactgtgtggatcacaataaactgtggaaaattctgaaagaggtgggaataccagaccacctgatctacctcttgagaaatttgtatgcaggtcaggaagcaacagttagaactggacatggaacaacagactggttccaaataggaataggagttcgtcaaggctgtatattgtcaccctgtttatttaacttatatgcagagtacatcatgagaaacgctggactggaagaaatacaagctggaatcaagatttctgggagaaatctcaatcacctcagatatgcagatgacaccacccttatggcagaaagtgaaaaggaactaaaaagcctcttgatgaaggtgaaagtggagagtgaaaaagttggcttaaagcttaacattcagaaaacaaagatcatggcatccggtcccatcacttcatgggaaatagatggggaaacagtggaaacagtgtcagactttatttttctgggctccaaaatcactacagatggtgactgcagccatgaaattgaaagacacttactccttggaaggaaagttatgaccaacctagatagcatattcaaaagcagagacattactttgccaacaaaggttcatctagtcaaggctatggtttttcctgtggtcatgtatggatgtgagcgttggactgtgaagaaggctgagtgccaaagaattgatgcttttgaactgtggtgttggagaagactcttgagggtcccttggactgcaaggagatccaaccagtctgttctgaaggagatcagccctgggatttctttggaaggaatgatggtaaagctgaaactccagtactttggccacctcatgctaagagttgactcattggaaaagactctgctgctgggagggattaggggcaagaggagaaggggacgacagaggatgaaatggccggatggcatcactggctcgatggacgtgagtctgagtgaagtctgggagttggtgatggacagggaggcctggcgtgctgcaattcatgggatcgcaaagagtcggacacgactgagtgactgatctgatctaagagTCCAACTTCCCACAGGATGAATAGTTTAGGGAGTGATGAATTCCTTTAGGAAGGAGATTAGAGAAGGCTTCCTAAAGGCGATGACACTGGAAGTGTGTCCTGAGGAATGGGCAAATAGTCGATGGTTGGGGATTAGGGCAAGTGGGGAGAACAGGCCAGGTGTGTGGACTTGATGTAAGCAAAGGCCTACAAAGGTGGGACACAGCGGGGCAAGTCTGGGAGACTGGAAGTAGTTCAATGTGACAGTGCTTCATGGATATTGGAGGTTATGTGGTTGGAAAGGGACCTCAGCCCATATGCCAAGGTCCTTGCCTGTCAAATTTTTACTTCGTCCTGCAGATTGTGGGAAGCCAGTAGGAAAATGGCATACCTACTTTGGAAAGGTAAGTGGGGACAGGTAAAGGATGGGGTGGGCTGGAGGCAGAAAGTAGGAGATAACCAACCTCTTGCTGCTTCCTTCTGCCTGCCCTCCAGCCCCTGCAGACCTGACCATCGCTGACTTTGCCTCAGGTCAAAGGGTCTGAAATGAAGTGCTTTTGCCCAGGACCGTATTTGAGATAATCATTAAtcaattcatttttttcacataGTTGGTTTAGCTCTCTTCAGACACTGTCTTCTCTTTGTTCTACCTTTTCTGTGTTACATGTATGGTCACAAAAGCGATACTGATTttggaagagaaacagaaaggctTTCCATAGAAGCAAACAAGGGGGTGTTCCATGGTGGAAATATagagaagggtggggaggggctttATTTCCTGTCTTAGAATAGTCCAGCAGGTCATCAGTTGTACCTTGGCACCTACGGGACAGAAGTCATTCACTTACTTATCCAGTAGCATTTCCTAAGCCCTTTCTGTACCTAataagcacttagcacagtggtAGGTGGGAGCTAGAGGACACATGTCACTTGATTGAGAGgaacttgagaaacctgtatgggagACAGACGAAGCAGAAAAATTGTAATTCACCGTCTTAAATGTTCCAGAGTTTGGGGAGGAGGCAGTGGCTTTACATCGTGGAGCTCTAGGTCTTCAAAGAGCAACCTTAGACACTAGCCATGAAGGGTGGGCTTGGGCAGGTACCCATGGGGTAAGAGGGAAGAATCAAAAGACTGGGtcaagtttgggatggacatgtactgctatatttaaaatggataaccaacaagaacctactgtatagcacatggaactctgctcaatgttatgtggcaggctgAATGggaggaagtttgggggagaatggatacatgtatatgtatggctgagtttcttcgctgttcacctgaaactatcacaacattgttaattggctataccccaatacaacatttttaaaagttaaaaaagactGGGTCAAAGAGGATGGGTGGCTGTCTGGTGTGGGGACAAGAACAGTGAGCTCATTGAAGCAGGCTGACCTACTATATTGGTTTCCTATTGCTTCTATAAGAAATTGCCACAAACTTACTGGCTTAATACAACACAAACTTCTTGTCTTATAGCTCTGGAAGGCAAAAGTCTGTCAGGGTCTCACTGGGGTAAAATATGGTATCCACAGGGCAGTGGTCCCTTGTGGAGACTCTAGGAGAGAACCTGTTTCCTTacctctcccagcctctggaGGCTGACCAAATTTCTTTGCTCATATCCCCCATCTTTAAAGCCAGCAGCAATGGGTCAAGTCCTCCTCATATTGCATCACTCTGACCTCTTGCCCCGCCCATCCCAATTTTATGGACTCTTGGCAATTACACTGGGCCCttctggataatccaggataccCTCATTTTAGTCAGCAGATTAGCGATTTAATTCCATCTGCACCTTAATTCCCCTTTGTCATGTATTAATAACCTAACATATCCACAGGTTCTGAGGATTAtaatgtggacatctttggaggGAGGCGTTATTCTGCCCACCACACCCACTTAACCATCAGGGTGAGGTTCCAGCCTGAAGATGAATGCTGGGCATCACAGAGAAACTACCTTCTCCTTTTACTGTATATACCTGGAATAGCCTTCAAAATTAGGCAGAAGAATTAAAAATGGTaagatttaaaaatcactaagataaaatcataattttaatcataaaaataaaagcaggctAGGAACTTGGAGGAGAAAATCAGGAGAATGAGAATAAATTCAAAAGTCTGTATGTGGGAGTATGAGTCAAATGGAGAAGGTGAAGTGAATGAGGGATGAACAGACACGGTTTGCTTATTTCAggtttctaatgagtcaactggAGAAATGCTGGTGGTCTGGAAGGAGGGTCTTGGAGCAGGGCCGCGGAAGAAACAACATCCCAGCAGTGTCTTGGGCACACTCAGGACGGTGAGGAAACATCTACCACGGCTGGTCAGAAGCTAGAGGAAAAGTTCTGGAGGTCACACCTGTGTGGTCTTTGGGGATGAGCACAGAACAATGACTCAGGAGGTCTCAATTCTAGTCCAGGTTTTAACCACCTTGAGCAAATCATGTCACATGCAGGTCTCAGTCCTTTCCCCAGTAAATAAGGGGCTGTTCTAACGGGCAACTAAGGCTCTGTTTAAATGGGCCTGGTACCCACATTCAGCTAAGTGCCCTTGGTCCCTGTTGGACCTTCAGGACACTGGTTATCATGGCCCTTGGCCTGCACGCACCAGGAATGCAGGGCTGTGCAAATACGATGGGACCGAGTTTCCAGCTCCCGGCTCCCATGAGAGCCTGTTCTGTGGGAGGAACCCCTTGGACATTGCTTTCCTCCTGGGCTTCAGTGCTTAGAGCCCTTGCTCTTTGTCACCCACTCAGCTCTGTCACGTGAGCCCTTGTCCCCATATGGATTACTGACATTGGGAGGGTGGCGGACAGTATGCGGTCATACTGGCCCAAAGGGGACAGAAACGAGGCACCTCTCAGCCAGGCCCCCCCGCCACCCGACAGCTGCTTGGCTGGGTTGCCCATTATCACAGCCGTGGTCCTGAATTCTGTTCCTCTTCAGGGAATGGGAGTTCAGGCCTCCGTGCCTCCCCTTAAAGCCCTGGTACCAGCGTTGGGAGATGGGGGCTGGGTCAAGCCGGTGAAGCTTTCTGGGCCTGGGGAGATGGCAGTGGTGTTGTACCCCATGGCTGTCACCTCCAGGGAGGGGGTCACTCAGAGAAAAGCGCTGAGACCCAGGCTGTGGCTCAGCTGAGGGAGACATAGTATGGACTTTTACCACAcaagtttatttaaataaaagtgaaCACATATGCAGGCTGGGTGGCCCGaagggctggggttggggaggcGGGCAGAGAAAAGGCAGACGTACAAGAGGTCCGGGCAGAGTCTGTGTGGTATGAACCAAGCTGCAGGGGAGTGGCTGGGAGCCGCAGCGCAGTGCCGGGCTGTGGTGCTGGGCGCAGGGGGCCAAGGGTGGGCGAGCCTGGTGCCAGGAGGTCGTTTTCATCCCTCACatgctcccctccctctccctgaccACCAGGGCCTTAGGTAACCCCCCTCCTCAGTCCCCTATCCCTCTCCTGACATCAGTCTTTCCCTCAACTACTGGGAAgtcaaaagacaaaataaataagaatcgGTGAGTCCAGTCACGGCCCTGGCAACGGGGGAAGGGAAGCCAAGCCAGGCACGCTGCCCCGGAGCCCGTGCTGCCAGCCCTGGGAAAAGAACAGGTAAAGTGCAAGGAAAATCCAGTAAGTAAAAATATACCAATGACTTTGTCAAATATACAGCTGCTGGCTGTCAGGGGAGCGGGTGGTTGGCTGGGGCGGGTGGCCACAGCACCCTGGGGGAGTGTTGGCCGACACAGCATAGAGACAACGGAAATAaataggggtggggtgggcaggggtccCGCGCACTGGGCCTGTGCCACAGGAAGAGGGGCCTCCGCCTGCTCACCTGCCCCGTCCCCCCAAGCCCTGCTCGCCAGGCTCCCCAATGCCGCGGCACTGACACAAAGCACCGGCCGACTGGCTGTCAGGAAAGGATTATAATGTGGGGGTGGGAGCGGGGTGGGGAGGCACGGAAGCCGTGCAGTCATCCAGGGCTGGGGCCGCCCTCAGTACTCGTCCTGGTCTTCCTGTTGGTGTTCCTCAATCTCATCGTCCTCAGGGGGTGCAAATCCTTCCTGGAGGGTGGAAGGGAGAGAGATGCTGAGCCAGGCAGGCAGGCCGAAGCTGCAGACTCCTGCAGGTGGCTTGGAGCCGGCCTGGGTTCCGGCCCCCTGCCCACTGCACATGCTCTGTGGGACCTTGGGCTGGTGCCTTCAGCCGGCTGCCCTCACTGGCCCATGCTCCCCAAGGCTCCTTCTGGTCTCAGGGTCTGATAGGAATGGGGGAGGCCCATCAGGTGCCCGGCAGGACTCACCTCGGTGGCATAGAGGATGCCAATGATGCCCGAGATGACAGGGCTGTTCTCACTTTCGTGTTCCTGGCAGATGAGCTCAATGTCTCGAAGTTTGCTGAAGTAGAAGTCGCGCTCCTTCTCCAGCCCATCCACCGTTAGCTTCAAATCCAGTAGCTGCTCGAGTGGGCGAGAAAGTGGTGTTCAAGCAGAGACCCCGGCGCCAGCCTCCCTTCCCGGCCTGATGCCCCAGGGGCCTGGCTTTCTCAGCTGCCCGTGCGCACGCCACTCACCTGCTGGTTGAGCTCAAGAATCTGGGCATCGGTCTCGTGGCCACCATTTCGGGCTGACGGAGGATTCTTCCGGAGGATACAGGGAGGAGCCACGTTGCTCAGCCGGCCGGAGGTCTGCATATTTTTGGGGCCTGTGGGTGACGTCCTCTGTGGAACTGTCCAGAGGAGGAAAGTCAGATGGGGCTGCATGAACCCACAGCCCACAGATGTGGCACGAGACAGCCTGGTGTGATGGCGGGGCAGGCCCATGCGAAAGGCAGGCACTCtcgccctcccctcctctcccactcTACATCTAGACCTCAAGCCACGGCCATACGACACCACAGCAGCTGGGCAGCCCTCTGGCAAGCCTGGGACAGCAGGGATGACAAGGAGCTGAAGAAAGTGtaaggtgtggggagggaggggaactgGGACAGCGAATTTGGGGAGTGGGGCTGGAGGGGTGAGGGCCCTCCTGTACTGACAGCTGGGGCCTGAGGAAAAGCAGCGGGCACAGGGCCTCAAGTCTGGCTCTTGCTGGGTCTTTCCTAACAGAAGCCCCAGCCCATAGCCACCCTCCCTGGGGGTGACTTCAGAGTCTCAAGACTGCAGGAGACCACAGAAACCTTCCCTTGGCCCTTTGGGTTGCCCGGGCCTCAGGATGGGCTTGGTGCCCTCTGCTGGGCCTGACTCGGGCACCCCAGCTCCTCCCCCGCACACCGTCATGCTTTGGCCACTTATTTTCCAGCTAAAGGCAGCTCCCAGGACAGAGCCTCTAATGCAAAGCAAGCAGgagagtgggggcaggcccagggggcaGCAGCGCACACAGAGGAGCCGCTCTGCTATGACGGGTTCAGATGCGGGTGGCCAATCCTCCTGGCCAATCCTCCTGTCTCCCTGAGGCCCTGTtgcttttcccccttctcttctagAACCCAGACAAAGCCTCGTTTCCAGAGATTGTCTCTTGAGGACTTGGGGCTGTGAGATTCTGGAAACGCAGGAAGATTTGGTCCATCTGGACAAACTCCCATCCCCAGGGAATCAggtgggcagagggcagaagGAGTCCTTTGTGCCAGTCCCAGGCCCTTGGCTGGGATGACCTGGACACAGGAACCGTGCCAAGGGCTGCCCCGTCACCTCAAGGTCAGCAAGTTAGCTTGGGCGGCAGGAAGAAGTGGCTTGGGCCTCCCACCACCAGCGGCCACCTGAGCTGGCACCGGGGGCTCTCCTCCCACTGCGACTCCCCCTGGTCTAAGTGGGCAGCAGGCGGCATCATCTGAACTCCGTGATAACAGTCTCCTTTAGGCTGGCCGGGGGCCGGGCGGGCCAGTGGCCCAGGGGGCGCTGCTGGCTGCAGAGCCCCGCCGGCCTGGCCCCCCACACCCTTTCCCCAGCTCGGGCACGTTACCTGCTGTGCCAATGAGTTTCTTGGATTTGTTGAAGATCTGATCACCTGGGTTAGGAGGTGGTGCTACGTCCTGGCCCTGCCGCGCCAGCAGAGGGTTGTAATCCTTTCCATCATAGTTTGCGTCAAAGAATTTCTTAAACCActgaataaactcaaaattatcttggaattttccTTTCACTAATTTCTCTACAGGAATGATCTGAAATAGACCACAGAAGCAGAGAACTTTAACCTCCGGCTGCTGCACAGCTGCCGTCCTTTGAGGGAGGGCTGCTGCTGTCAGGAAGCCCTGGGGCTGCAGTGGCCCCACCTTCCAGAGTCCCCCGCCCGGGGTCCAGAGACAGCCCTTTCCTCCAGGCAC is part of the Bos indicus isolate NIAB-ARS_2022 breed Sahiwal x Tharparkar chromosome 11, NIAB-ARS_B.indTharparkar_mat_pri_1.0, whole genome shotgun sequence genome and harbors:
- the MAPRE3 gene encoding microtubule-associated protein RP/EB family member 3 isoform X1, which produces MAVNVYSTSVTSENLSRHDMLAWVNDSLHLNYTKIEQLCSGAAYCQFMDMLFPGCVHLRKVKFQAKLEHEYIHNFKVLQAAFKKMGVDKIIPVEKLVKGKFQDNFEFIQWFKKFFDANYDGKDYNPLLARQGQDVAPPPNPVPQRTSPTGPKNMQTSGRLSNVAPPCILRKNPPSARNGGHETDAQILELNQQLLDLKLTVDGLEKERDFYFSKLRDIELICQEHESENSPVISGIIGILYATEEGFAPPEDDEIEEHQQEDQDEY
- the MAPRE3 gene encoding microtubule-associated protein RP/EB family member 3 isoform X2; protein product: MAVNVYSTSVTSENLSRHDMLAWVNDSLHLNYTKIEQLCSGAAYCQFMDMLFPGCVHLRKVKFQAKLEHEYIHNFKVLQAAFKKMGVDKIIPVEKLVKGKFQDNFEFIQWFKKFFDANYDGKDYNPLLARQGQDVAPPPNPGDQIFNKSKKLIGTAVPQRTSPTGPKNMQTSGRLSNVAPPCILRKNPPSARNGGHETDAQILELNQQLLDLKLTVDGLEKERDFYFSKLRDIELICQEHESENSPVISGIIGILYATEEGFAPPEDDEIEEHQQEDQDEY